The following coding sequences are from one Syntrophotaleaceae bacterium window:
- the ybgF gene encoding tol-pal system protein YbgF has protein sequence MKLLMTVLSSLVLLGTLSGCIATQRQLSVERDLEEMKRRLAAAERSLAAQENNRTGETRDRLENLTQRQAELQAGLDALRLENQTLNGRLEDLSRSGAELREEMALVRDDLGLKITALEDQLKGSASVRTPQQAARQNVETPEDIYRRGVDLIQKQGRYEEGRKALQQFLSANPKHSLAVNASYWIGEAYYGEKQYENAILQFQDVIQKYGDHPKVASALLKQGLTFQTLGDKQSAKAILQKLVSSFPMSEEAKTAQQRLKSL, from the coding sequence GTGAAACTCCTGATGACAGTGCTGTCAAGCCTTGTTTTGCTGGGGACTCTGTCCGGATGCATCGCCACCCAACGCCAACTGAGCGTTGAGAGAGACCTGGAAGAGATGAAACGCCGCCTCGCAGCGGCCGAACGCAGCCTTGCCGCCCAGGAGAACAATCGTACCGGTGAAACCCGCGACAGGCTGGAAAACCTGACCCAACGCCAGGCAGAGCTTCAGGCCGGTCTCGACGCCCTTCGCCTTGAAAATCAGACCCTGAACGGCCGACTCGAAGATCTGTCCCGGTCCGGTGCCGAACTGCGGGAAGAGATGGCGCTGGTTCGCGACGATCTCGGCCTCAAGATCACCGCCCTCGAGGATCAGCTGAAGGGATCGGCTTCGGTCCGGACACCGCAGCAGGCGGCCAGGCAGAACGTCGAAACACCGGAGGATATCTACCGGCGGGGCGTCGACCTGATTCAAAAGCAAGGCCGCTACGAGGAAGGCCGCAAGGCCCTGCAGCAGTTCCTGTCCGCCAATCCCAAGCATTCCTTGGCGGTCAACGCCAGCTACTGGATAGGCGAAGCCTACTACGGCGAAAAGCAGTACGAAAACGCCATTCTGCAGTTTCAGGACGTCATCCAGAAGTACGGAGACCATCCCAAGGTCGCCTCCGCCCTGCTCAAACAGGGCCTGACCTTCCAGACGCTGGGCGACAAACAGAGCGCCAAGGCGATCCTCCAGAAACTGGTCAGCTCGTTTCCCATGTCCGAGGAAGCCAAAACGGCACAGCAACGACTGAAGTCCCTCTGA